The sequence ACCCCAAAGCACACGCCTTTTATCTTCACTTGGGCTTCACCGAGCTGGAGAAAGTCGAAGGCCGCTTTTGGACACTGGGCTACGACCTGCGCTAAAGCCTACTTCGCGCCCTACAGTTCAGACAAATCGGCGTTGAGCATCACCAAGCCGCGCACCGCGTCAGCCAGCGCCAAATGGCCGTTTGGCATGGCTACGATGTCCATCGGCTTGCCAAAGCTGCGCTGCTGGGTGACTTTGAAAGTCCTTAAGTCCACCACGCTGACCATGCCGCCCCTATCGGTCAGGTAAGCTCTGTCCTTCATCACGCTGATTTTGTCTGGATGGCCGCTCAGCTTGAGGCTGCGCTCCACCTGACCTTGCGGGCCGAGTTCCAGCAAACGGCCCTGTACATCCAGCGCCAAAACCTGACCCTCCCAACTTTGCAGGCCCACCGGAGCGCCGCCCACAGGGTAGACGGCCAGCACTTTTTCACCGTCGGGCGAGAGGGCAAAAATCTCTCCGGTGGTGTGCTGCGTGACCAGGATCCGCTCTGGCAGCGGCAGCACAGCGTCCATATAGTCGGCTTGAGGCATCTTGGTGGGCTTGGCGAGCTTGTTGATGTAGCAGCTCGCGCCCTTAAAGATTCGCAGTTCGCCGCTGGCTGCCGACTTGACATACACGCTGCCGTCCTTGACCGCCAGCCCCGCCGCGCCGCCGGGAACCGGATAGGTGCGCTCGATTTTGCCGCTGGCCACGTTGAGCACCACCAATTGCTCGTTGGCAGCGTCCAGCAGATACGCTTTGCCGCCGCTGTAGACGCCCTCGGTGTACCAAGCGGGGAGGAGCTGCTTGACGGCCACGCCGCTCAGCTTGCCATCGGCGCTGCGAATGACCAGCGGGGAGTTCATCGCCTCGCTGCGGGCCAAGATCAGGGTGCCACCCGCATTGATGACCACATCGGCTTGCTTGACGCTCGGCTGAGCAGCAGGCCAGATGAGGAATGCCGCCAGCACCGCCGCCGCGCTCAGGCCCGCCGCGAGGGAGAACGTCCGGCGGCGTGAAAACAGGCGCGGCGGAGTGCGACTGGGCAGTGTTCGACTTGGCGGCGTTGGCCGAGCAGCAGGCTGAGACTGGGCAACCGGAGCTAGAGGCTGGGCACGGGCGCTCTCCAGGAGCCGCTCACGCGCCCCACTCGGCAGAGGCACGGCGGGCAAGGCTGTCAGCAAGCCGCCCAACACCTGCTGGAGTTCGGCCGCTTGGCGGGCACAATCGGGACAGCCCGTGAGGTGCTGGCGCACGGCCCTGGCGGTGTCGGCGTCGGCAATACCGATGAGGACGACGTCCAGTTCAGCTTGGCAGTCTTGACACACTCTTTGTCGCTCACTCATCGGCTTTCCACCTCCCCTTCCGGCTCAACATTTCCAGCGTCGTGTAGCCCTTGTTCGCTCAGCATGCCGCGCAGGCGTTCCAGAGCGTACTTGAGACGGCTTTTGACGGTGCCCACCGGCACTTGCATGGCCGCCGCGATTTCCTCACGGGTTTGCCCTCTGTAGTAAGCCCGCTCCACCGTCTCGCGCTGGGGGGGCTTGAGACCCGAGAGTGCCGCTTGCACCCGCTCGGAGACTTGGCGCTGCTCGGTTTGCGTGAGCAAGTCCACCCGTTCGTCGGCCAGCGGCAGCGGTGTGCCTTCCTCGTCCTCCAAGGAAGTGTGAAAGCGCACGCCGCGCAGTTTGGAAATGGCCGCGTGGCGCACCACCGTCAGGATGAACGTGGAAAAGGCGGCCCGCTGCGGGTCAAAGAGCTGGGGCTTTGCCCAGACTTTCAAAAACGAGTCGTGAACGATTTCTTGCGCCGCCGCGCTTTCCTTGAGGATGTAGAGCGCCAAACCGTACGCGGCGGCGTGATAACGGTCAAACAGTTTGCCCAGCGCCGCTTCGTCGCGCAGGGCAAAGCGGGCGATCAGCTCGGCGTCACTGGTGGCTGAATCGCTGATGACCGGACTGCTGATGACTGGCCCCGCTTCGGCTCTGGCCGCATCATCGCTCCGCATGGGTTTCAAAGTATCACCCCAATCGGCAGTCCGGGCAGCGGCCCGCGCCACTCCCCGAGTGTTTGTCGCCAAGCTCAGCATCAGGCGTTCTCCTCACTTAAAGGTACGCGCCGCCGCCGCCAAAAGTTCAGAGTAGAAAGGCGCTGCTTGTGCCTCTAGCTTTCTCTGACCCACACCGAGCGGTGCCGTCTCCCTGCCCACTCGCAGCCTGACCGCCCTACTTGCTTGCGTCGCCTTCGCCCGAAGTAGTGCCCAGCCCAGCGAAACCATGAAAGACAGCTCAGCAGGGATTTCAGCTTTCGCGGCGACACTGAAGTAAGTTCAAAGGGGATCTGGACGAGCAGCCCTCTCCCCCACTGTTTTCAGCTCAGTTCGTGGTACTCGCCCCGGAAGTAAACCAGCGGGTCGTCGTCGGTGTAGCGGCTGTACTGCACTTCACCCAAGTACAAAGTGTGGTCGCCCGCGTCAATGCTGCGCTCTTTGCGGCAGACCAGTTGGGCCACCGCGCCGCCGATCAGCGGCAGACCTTCGTGGTCAAACCAGATCACCGAAGCGCTCTGCGGCTTACCCGCGAAATGCTCGCTCAGCGCCCGCTGCGAGGTACTCAGCACGCTGACGCCGAACCGCTCGACCTCGGCCAGCGCGTCGTGCATACTGGCCCGCTTGTCCACGCTGACCAAAATCAGCGGCGGAGACAAGCTGACGCTGACAAAGGCGTTGGCGGTCATGCCGCGCTTTTCGCCCGCATGGAAGGCGGTGATGATGGTGACGCCGCTGGCAAAACGGCCCAGCGTTTGACGGAACTCGTGGGGAGGCAAAGTCATGCGCTGATGCTAGCGCCGCCTGAGCCTCCGACCAAATGAAACTTGGCCAAATGAAAAAGCCTGCCCATTTACGGAGCAGGCTTTTTCATTCTGAAGGGGGACTTAGAAAATGGAACCCGGCCTAAGCGGCGATTACCAGCGAATATCCGGCGCGGTCAGTACCTGCTCGGCGGGCAAGCTGGTCAGCAGTTGGTAGGTCAGCGTGTAACTGCCGGGAATCACGCGGGTCAGCAAGATGGTGTCGCCGTCTACACGCGGCGAGAGGTTGGCGAGGCTGGGGCCGCTCACCGACAGCGGACCGCGCACCGCCGAGCCGCTACTGGGCAAGGGATCGGTGATCTGGACATTGTCGATGGTGCTGTCCGCCGTGATTTGCAGCGTGACCACGTAGCCCTGCGCGTTCGCCTCGATGCTCTTGGCCACGCCCGCCCGCGCACCCTGCTCCACGTTGCGGGTGATGTTGGCTCCGCCCGGACTGCGCACACGGGCCTGACCCGTTGTCCGCAGGCCAACCGGATCGAGCACCGCTTCGGCGCTGTCAGTGCGGCAAACCCGAACCGGCACTTTGAGGCGCAGCGGATTGCCTGAAGACAAATCGCCGCGCAGGGTCAGCGGGTAATCGCTGGTCCAACCCGCCGGCAAGTTGAGGTTAAGGGTGCCGGGCAGCTTGTAGGGAAAGTCGGTTTTGGCGGTGGCGGTGAGCTGGGCCACGTCGCAGGCTCCCAGCAAATCGGGAGAGGTCAGCAGCGTGACTTCGGTGCGCGGGGTGTACTCGATGGTGACGCGCCCGGTGGTGCCGTCGACCACGCGGCCTACCGGCGGGTTGTTGACGCTGCTGCCGGCCAGTTGGGTGGGATCAATCGGGTAATCGCCGGGGCGCAGCGGCATGGTGATGGGCGTGCTGTAGGTCTTACCGGCTAGGTTGAAGGGAATGCCGGTCAACGGAATGCGCTGGCTGCCGTAAATCGCCACCGAATCGACGCTCAAAGCTCCTTCCGGCGGGCGGGCCACGAAGCGCAACTTCACGTCACCGGGCGTGTAGCGCAGTTCGGTCGGCGACACCACATTGCCGCTGCCCTGCAAGACAGTGGCGCTGACCGGCACGTAGCCGCTCGGCAACACTGGGCGCACCGAGTTGTCTTTGGCTTCGATATAGCTGGCATTGGGAATCGGCTTGCCCTGAGGATCGACCACGTCCACCACCAGTTTGTAAGGCGGGCGGGCCACGAAGCGCAGCTTGACGTTGCCGGGGGTGTAGCGCAGTTCGGTGGACGAAATCACGTTGCCGGTGCCCTGCAAGACGGTGGCGCTGACCGGAACGTATCCGCTCGGCAAGGTTGGGCGCACGGTGTTGTCGTTGCTGAGGGTGTAACTCGCCCCCGGAATCGGATTGCCCTGCGGGTCAACCACGTCGACGAGCAGTTGGTTGCTGATTTTGGCGGTGGTGGGCGGCGTAAAGCCCCCGACCCGCGCCGTGATCGGCTTGTCGTCGAGTCTGAAGCTGTAGGTCACGGCGTTGGAATACTGCTTGGTGGTGGGCAGCACCTTAATATAGACCGCCCACTCGCCCACCAGCGCGGCAGTGATCGGAAACTTGACGGTGGCGTATTTGCCGTTGTCGCTGCTCGGCAAATCAACGCGCTTGTTGCCGGGTTCGACCACCCAGTTTTGGGCTTCTTTGGGGCCGTCGATGTCGTAGTTTGTGACGCTCAGCGTTTTGCCGACCCAGTCGGAGGGCACGGTCAGGCGGGCCACCAGCAAATCGCTTTGCTCGGTGTCGCGGGCGTTGACCGTGAAATCGCTGGTTTCTAAGGTGAAAGGAGTGGACACCCGCAGCGCGAAGCTGTTTTTGCCGTCGCCGCTGCTGTTGACCTTGAGGTTGTAGGTTCCGGCGGGCAGGCCCGAGGCCCACAAACTTTCCCAAGTGTGCTCGCGGTTCATGCCGAAAGTGCGCTCAAACACCGTTCCGCTTGTCCCGCTGAGGGTGAAGGTGGTGGAGAACTGGATATTTTTTCCGTACAGCTCATCTCCGAAGTAGCCTTGGGCCTTGGTTTTGCGGCCATCGGCATAATCCGAGAGGTTGAGGGTCGGGCTGTAGACTTCCAACCCAATCGGCTTGTAGGCGTCTTGGGGAGAAACCCGAATGACGTAGGTTTCAATATCAATCGGCCATTTTTCGCCCACCGAGGCCAGTGGCAGCACCCCGCCGGTTTGGGCCAGCGCTGCGGGAGCGCCCAGGGTCGCCAGCGAGAGGGCCGCGCCCAGCAGGAGAGCAGCGGAGGGAAGGCGGGTTTTCTTGGCCGTGTTGTGGAGCGTATTTTGTTCAGACATGCAGTCTCCGTGAAGCCGACTTTTCAGCGCTTGGGCAGGCTTGGGTGGGGTGCGAAATAACGTACTCGGCACAAGAATACACGCCCCGCCCGCTTGGTGCCGCCGCCTGCTCTATCTTGAGGGCATGTTGGCCCGCTCTCAAGCCCAGATTTCGCTGTCCGCTCTGCGGCACAATGCCCAGCTTCTCTCACGCCGGGCCGGAGTGCGGCTGATCGCCCCCGTCAAAGCCAACGCTTACGGCCACGGCCTGGAGCTGGTGGTGCGGGCGCTGGAAGACTTGCCGGAGGTGTGGGGCTTCGCGGTGGCCATGCCGCGTGAAGCGCAGGCGCTGGCGGCCCTCAGGCCCAGCAAGCCGGTGCTGCTGCTGACCCCCGCCGCGCCGCAGGAGTTTGCCGAACTCACCGACTTGGGCGTGCGGCTGAACATCAGCACCGCCGAGGAAGTCGCCGCCTTGCCGAAAAATGCCAAGGTGCATTTGAAAGTGGAAACCGGCATGAACCGCAACGGCGCGAGGCCGATCGAAGCCGTCAGGCTCGGTCAGCAGCTCGCGGATCTGGGAATGCTGGAAGGCGTCTACACCCATTTTGCCCGCGCCGACGAACCCGACCTCGGCCCTACCCGCCAGCAGCTTGAAGTCTTTCAAACGGTCTTGGCACAGCTTCCATCCTCGGTCAGTGGCGCTCCGCTGCTGGCCCACGCGGCCAACGGCGGCGGCGTGCTGGGCCTCGGTCAGGTGGAGGGGCTGAGTCTGGCCCGTCCGGGGCTGGCGCTCTACGGCTACGCGCCGGAGCATCTGCACGGCCTGTGGCCGCTGCGGCCTGCCCTGCGCTTGATGGCCCGCGTCGGCTCAGTCCACCGCGTTTATGTGGGCGAAACCATCGGTTACGGCGGGCTGTACACGGCGGAGCGCGACCAAGACGTTGCCACCGTGCAATTTGGCTACGCCGACGGCTACCCGCGCAACGCCACCCTCAAAGCGCAGTGTGTGGTGGCGGGTCAGGTGCGCCCAGTGCGGGGCCGCATCTGTATGGATCAGTTCATGCTGGATGTCAGCGGCCTGAGCGTGAAGGTGGGCGACTGGGTGGAAGTCTGGGGCAGCGGGCCGGTGACGCTGGGCGACGTGGCGGCGTGGGGCGACACCGTGGACTATGAAGTGCTGACCGGGCTGGGCGAGCGGGTGGAGCGGGTGGCGGCGGAGTGAACGCAGAGGCAAGCTAAGACGGCAACTCCACTTCTCCAGCCGCCAACAAGTCAGCCAGCGTGGTAAAGCCTGCCAAACGCGGCCAAGTCGGCAAAAAAGCTTGGGTGGCCGTCACTTCGTTGGGCACCACCACCACCCGCACGCCAGCACCAGCGGCAGCCGTCGCGCCGTTGAAGCTGTCTTCTATGGCCAGACACTGCTCAGGGCGCAGACCCAGTTGCGTGACCGCCAGCGTGTACAGCTCCGGGCTGGGCTTGACCTGAGTCACGTCGTAGCGGGTGGCCATCACCTCAAAAAACCCGAGGAGGCCGTGCTGCTCCAGCCAGCGGCTGACCCAGACTTTGTCGCTGCTGGTCGCCAGAGCCAGCCGGAGGCCCACCGCCCGCGCTTCTTCCAGCACGCCCAGCACGCCGGGGCGCAACTCGGAGACGGTGATGTCGGCAATGATCTGGTCGTGCAGCTCGGCGTGGACTTCGCTCCGGCGCATCTGCACGGTATCGGGGAGCCCCAGCCAAGGATCGAAAGCGTCCCAAGTGCCCACGCCCTGCTGCCAGTCACGGAGCGCCAGCTCGCGCCCGTGCTGACGGTAGAGCGCTTCCCAGCGGCGAAATTCAAGGGTTTCTGTATCGAGGATGGTGCCGTCGAAATCAAAGATCAGGGCTTGGATGGTGGAAGCAGAAACGGTCATGCTTCCAGTGTAAGAGCTTTCAGCTCTCCATCTCTCCCATCGCTTTCAGCACATTTTGCACGTGGGTGTCCAAATCCACGCCGAGTTCCTGTGCGCCTTGCGTGACCTCCTCACGGTTGACGCCGCCTGCGAACGCTTTATTTTTGAAGCGCTTCTTGAGGCTGGAGAGCTCAACCTTGCTCACGTCTTTGTCGGGGCGCACCAGTGCGGCGGCCTGCACCAAGCCGGTCAGCTCGTCTACGGCAAACAGCGTCTGAGCCAATTTGGTTTCACGCGCCACCCCGCTGTAAGTCGCGTGGCCGAGAATGGCCGTCAGCACCTCTTCACTGAGTTCAGTGTTGGAGCGCAAATACTCCACGCCCCAAAACGGGTGCTGCTCCGGGTGAAGTTCGTAATCGAAGTCGTGCAGCAGGCCAGTCACGGCGTACGTTTCTTCATCTTCATTCCAGATGCGGGCATAAAAGCGCATGGCCGCTTCCACATTCAGCATGTGCCGCTGCAAAGATTCGGAGGGGGTGTGCTGGAGCATCAGGGCGTAGGCTTGGTTGCGCTGCATAAAAGCAAAGATAGCAAGCGGCAAGCTATCCTTTCCTCATGACCCACTTCTCCCCTGCCGACCCCAGCCCCCACGCACTGGGCTTTGCCATGCCGTCGGAATGGGCACCCCACGCCGCCACCTGGCTGGGCTGGCCCGCTGACGACGAGCTTTGGTTTGGCCATCTGGCCGGAGTGCGCAGCGAGTTCGCGGAACTCATTAAAACCATTGCCCGCTTTGAACCGGTTCAATTGATTGTGCGTGACGAGGAAAGCGAACACGACGCCCGCCTGAGGCTGGAGGGTTCCAATGTCACCTACCACCGCCAAGCCCTAGACGACGTGTGGCTGCGCGACAGCGGCCCGATTTTTATCAAGCGCGGCCAGCAAGTCGGCCTGATCAATTGGCGCTTTAACGCTTGGGGCGGTAAATTTGAATTTGAAAACGACAACCAAGTACCCGAATATGTGGCGGGAGCGCTCGGCATGGCGCACTGGGACAGGCCCGAGGTGCTGGAAGGCGGCGGCTTGGAAGTCAACGGCGCGGGCGTGGGCCTGACCACCCGTTCGTGCTTTTTGACGGATACCCGCAATCCTGATTTGACTGAAGCGGGGTACGCGGCGCTGCTGCAAGAGACGCTGGGCCTGGGAAAACTGCTGTGGCTCGGCGGCGGCCTGGAAAACGACCACACCGACGGCCACATCGACACCATCACCCGCTTTGTGAATGAAACCACCCTCGTGACCAGCATAGAGAGCGACCCAGAGGACGCCAATTTTGCCCCGATGCAGCGCAACTTGGCCGCCCTGCGCGAGATGACCGACGCCAGCGGCCAGCCTTTCACAGTCGTGGAGTTGCCGCTGCCTGCCGCCCGCTTGGAAGGCGCGGAAGGCCGGCTGCCGCCCACCTACGCCAACTTTTATATCGGCAACGGCTTTGTGGTGGTGCCGCAGTACCACGACGCCAACGACAAAAAAGCCTTGGAGGTGTTGAGGCCACTTTTTCCGGGCCGCCAAGTCATCGGCCTGCCTAGCCGCCAACTTATCGAGGGCGGCGGCTCGTTCCACTGCGTCACTCAGCAGCAGCCAGCGGGCGAGGTGTGGACGGGCAAAGAAGCTTAACTGTCCTTAGCTCCCCACCCCCGCCACCTCTGCCGCCGTTCCGGCCAGCAGCAGGGTATCGGTGCTCAGCAAGACTTCCTGCGGGCGGGCACGCAGAGCTTGGTTGTCCCGCCAAATCGCCACCACCAGCGCTCCGCTGTCTTGGCCGAACTGCTCGATGGTTTTGCCCACATAGCCGCTCGGCACCGCGCCCTCGCGCACCGTGAAGTGGCTGGAATCGAGGTCGCTGCTCAGGAAGCGGGCCAGGTGCGGCGCGATCATCAGCCGGGCAATGCGGTTGCCGCTGAGCTGATAAGGGTTGACCACCTCGCTGGCCCCCGCCCGGCGCATTTTGCGGGCCGCGCTTTCGTCACTGGCCCGCGCAATGATTTTGAGTTCCGGCACCAAGCCCCTGGCCGAGAGCACCACATACAAATTGGCCGGATCAGAATGAATGACGCTGACCAAAGCGCCGGCTCTTTCAACGCCTGCCCGCTTGAGCACTTCTTCGTCGGTGGCGTCGCCTCCCAGCACCTGCAACCCGTGCGCCGACGCGTAGGCCAAGCGCTCCGCGTCGGTGTCGATCACCACCACGCTGCGGCCGGCTTGCTTGAGGGCGGCGCAGACCGCTTCACCGACTTGGCCGTAGCCGCACACCAACGTATGACCCTTGAGCATTTTCACTCGCCGCTCCTTTCTGCGCCGCGCCCGTTGCGGATCGACCACGCCGCGCAGCGCACTTTCGGCCAAAACCGTCAGCAAATACAGCATCAGCCCGATGCCCGCCACCATCAAGACATCGGTGAAATACTCGCCTGGGCGGCTGAGTTGATGCACTTCATTGAAGCCCACCGTGGTCAGCACCATCAGCGTCATGTACACGCTGTCTGACCAGTTCCAGCCTTCCAGCCAGTGATAGCCCGACGCGCCGCCACCGATGAGGGTCAGCAGCACCAACACCAACCAGATCGGGCGCACGCTGGACATACACACAAGTATGAAGGGTTGGGAAGCTTGCCTTGTTGCGGCGGGTTTGAGCTACCCTCAAAGCATGTCCACTCCCGCTGCACCAATGCCTTCAAGCGTCAATCTGGCCGTCATTCAAATGCACGTCACCGACCAACTCGCCGACAACCTGACGCGGGCCGAGCAGCATGTCAGAGACGCCGCCGGAGCAGGCGCGAACGTCATTTTGCTGCCGGAACTGTTTGAAAGCCTGTACTTTTGCCAAGTGGAGCGCGAAGACTACTTTGCTCTGGCGCATCCGGTCGAAGGCCACCCCTTTTTGGGCCAATTTCAAAATCTGGCCGCTGAACTCGGCGTAGTGTTGCCGATCAGCTTTTTTGAAGCGGCGGGCCAGACCCATTACAACTCGCTGGCCTGCATCGACGCAGACGGCAAGATGCTCGGCGTCTACCGCAAAGCCCACATTCCTGACGGGCCAGGCTACGAAGAAAAGTACTATTTCACGCCCGGCGACACCGGCTTCAAGGTCTGGCCGACCCGGTATGGGCGCGTTGGCGCGGGCATCTGCTGGGATCAGTGGTATCCCGAATCGGCGCGGGCCATGCTGCTGCTGGGCGCTGACTTTTTGCTGTACCCCACCGCCATCGGCTCGGAACCTGAGGGCGTGGAAAGCCCCAACAGCCACGCCATGTGGCAGCGGGCCATGCAGGGCCACGCGGTCAGCAACTCCAGCTATGTGGGCGCGGCCAACCGCATCGGCGCTGAAGTGGTGGCGGGGCTGACCCAGACTTATTACGGCCACAGTTTTATTAGTGATTACACCGGCGAATTGGTAGCCGAATTCGGGAGCGCTGAGGAAGGAGCGCTGATTCACCCGATGAACTTGCAAGAAGCCCGCAAATTCCGGGCGGGCATGGGCTTTTTTCGGGACCGCCGTCCCGAACTCTACGGCCCACTGATGACCATGGACGGCGTGACGCGGCGGAGCTGAGCCGTGCCCCAACCCCAGTACCAACTTCAGCCCCAGCACCCACTTTTGAGCGCCCTCAGCAGCGCTACAGTAAAGCAGTCATGAAGCGCTTGCTGCTCCTGCTCACTTCCGCCTGCCCCGCGCTTCTGAGCGCCTGTGCGCCGATGGCCAGCCTCAGTCCGGTGGTGTACCAGCCGCCCGGTTTGGCCGAGCAACTGCGCTTTACCCAGCGCCCGGTAGGCAGCCCCGACGTGCTGATCTTCGGCATTTCGGGGCGCTGCGGCCCGCCTTGCCAAGCGCCGCAGGACAACTGGGATTACCTCGGCGAGCGCGGCACGCTGGCGACCATCGCCAAGGTCTTTGAGCAGCGCGGCCTCAAAACCGAAGTTCACGGCTACGCCGAGCGCATCACCACCGATTTCACCTCGCGCCGCTCCAAGCTGCCCCAGCGCGGCGTCCTCGATTTGCTCAGCGACTACCAGCGGCTGATCAAAGCGTACGTCACGGGCCGCAGCAATCCGGCCCGCATCGTGTTGGTGGGCCACTCGCACGGCGCAGTGTGGGCGCACTACCTGAGCACCCTATTTGGTCAGGTGCCGATCGCCGCCCTGATTGATTTGGACGCCAACTGCGCGGCCTGGAATGTAGACCACAGCCCCGAACTGGTGGCGGCCCAATCGGCGGTCTGGGGCAACGACCCCCAGCGCTCACCGCTGCTGGCCTGCAACAGCGTGTTGGTGAACGGCAAAACCGTGCGTCTCAAAGACACCGTCTGGCCCAATGTGGCGGTCAATCTGGAAGTGCAGAGCAAACGGTGGCCCGCCAGCAGCGGCGCTACGCCCGGCCTTTACGTCAACTACCTGTTCGAGCTGACGCCCAACCAGCGCTTGGACGGCAGCAAGAGCGGCATCAAGACCTTTATCTCGGCGCGTGAAGACCACAGCGGCGTGTCTTATGCCAAAAGTCAGGCGATTGGCTGGGTGGCTCAGCAGCTCGAAACGCTGCCCTGGCTGACCCAGCAGACGGCTATGCCCGCTTCGCCTTGAAATAAATAAAGCAAGCTCAGGGCAGCTTCTTCAACTCAAATTGCCACTCGAATGACCGGCCCCACGGAAAGGAAGCGTCGGCGAGGGTGTAGCGCTGGGCAAATTGCAGCGGGAAGTCTTTTTGGGCCAGTGCCAGCGCCACCTGCGAGGCTTTGGCACTGCTCAGTTCGGCTTCGGGCAGGGCTTTGCGAATTTGCGGGCGGAGCTGAGCGCTGTAGATCACGTCGTTGGTGTACTCGCGGGCCAGCAGCGCGTCTTGCTTGATGGGGTCAGCGCCGTGCAGCACCAGCTTGGCGTGCGCCAGCGCTGAGCCGAGGTTGTTGCCGGGCGTGCCCCACGCGGCCAGCGCGGCCAAGTTCTCCGGGCGGCGCAGGGTGGTGAGATCACTCCACAGCCCCGGATTGCCCTGATTGACCGCGTTGACATCCACCACCGCCACCTTGCCCCGCCGCAGCAGCGCCGAAATCCGCAGCGCCGCCTTGCGCGAGTCGCCGCCGTTGTAGACATACAAAGTCAGCGGCGCACTCTCTCCCGCCGCTGCCAAAGTAAAGCCGGTGGCCTGAGCGTGCAAGGCAACACTACGCGACAGGGCAATCCCTTCATATTTGATGACCGCGTCCGCCTTTGTGGGGTCGCTGTACTCCACTTTGACGCGGGCTGCTTCCGGCGCGAGGGCGCGGGCCACCAAGCTGCTCAGCACCTCGTCCGCGCCCGGGTAAACCAGCACGTTGGCGGGCGCGGTTTTGGCGAGTTCTGCGCCTTCTTGCGGCGCGGGCGAGCCGGGCAGGGCGTCGTCCCAGGTGATGTGCAGCTCCCTAAAGGTGCCGTCGGCAGCCCAGGCCAGCATCTCGCGGGCCACCGCCAAGTTCCGCGCCCGGTCGGTGGCGTCGGGCGAGCGCGGCAAGGTGATGAAGGCGTAGATCGGCTGCTTCTCAGCGGCTTTGGTTTTCAGGACTGCAAGCCGCGCCAGGGCAACATCCACGCTGATGGGTGAGGTGCGCGACTGCACCAGCCCGCCGTAAGCCAGCGCGTCCAGCGAGACGATCAGCGGCAGGTTT is a genomic window of Deinococcus detaillensis containing:
- a CDS encoding RNA polymerase sigma factor: MRSDDAARAEAGPVISSPVISDSATSDAELIARFALRDEAALGKLFDRYHAAAYGLALYILKESAAAQEIVHDSFLKVWAKPQLFDPQRAAFSTFILTVVRHAAISKLRGVRFHTSLEDEEGTPLPLADERVDLLTQTEQRQVSERVQAALSGLKPPQRETVERAYYRGQTREEIAAAMQVPVGTVKSRLKYALERLRGMLSEQGLHDAGNVEPEGEVESR
- the aguB gene encoding N-carbamoylputrescine amidase, with product MSTPAAPMPSSVNLAVIQMHVTDQLADNLTRAEQHVRDAAGAGANVILLPELFESLYFCQVEREDYFALAHPVEGHPFLGQFQNLAAELGVVLPISFFEAAGQTHYNSLACIDADGKMLGVYRKAHIPDGPGYEEKYYFTPGDTGFKVWPTRYGRVGAGICWDQWYPESARAMLLLGADFLLYPTAIGSEPEGVESPNSHAMWQRAMQGHAVSNSSYVGAANRIGAEVVAGLTQTYYGHSFISDYTGELVAEFGSAEEGALIHPMNLQEARKFRAGMGFFRDRRPELYGPLMTMDGVTRRS
- the alr gene encoding alanine racemase; its protein translation is MLARSQAQISLSALRHNAQLLSRRAGVRLIAPVKANAYGHGLELVVRALEDLPEVWGFAVAMPREAQALAALRPSKPVLLLTPAAPQEFAELTDLGVRLNISTAEEVAALPKNAKVHLKVETGMNRNGARPIEAVRLGQQLADLGMLEGVYTHFARADEPDLGPTRQQLEVFQTVLAQLPSSVSGAPLLAHAANGGGVLGLGQVEGLSLARPGLALYGYAPEHLHGLWPLRPALRLMARVGSVHRVYVGETIGYGGLYTAERDQDVATVQFGYADGYPRNATLKAQCVVAGQVRPVRGRICMDQFMLDVSGLSVKVGDWVEVWGSGPVTLGDVAAWGDTVDYEVLTGLGERVERVAAE
- a CDS encoding agmatine deiminase family protein, which encodes MTHFSPADPSPHALGFAMPSEWAPHAATWLGWPADDELWFGHLAGVRSEFAELIKTIARFEPVQLIVRDEESEHDARLRLEGSNVTYHRQALDDVWLRDSGPIFIKRGQQVGLINWRFNAWGGKFEFENDNQVPEYVAGALGMAHWDRPEVLEGGGLEVNGAGVGLTTRSCFLTDTRNPDLTEAGYAALLQETLGLGKLLWLGGGLENDHTDGHIDTITRFVNETTLVTSIESDPEDANFAPMQRNLAALREMTDASGQPFTVVELPLPAARLEGAEGRLPPTYANFYIGNGFVVVPQYHDANDKKALEVLRPLFPGRQVIGLPSRQLIEGGGSFHCVTQQQPAGEVWTGKEA
- a CDS encoding potassium channel family protein; this translates as MSSVRPIWLVLVLLTLIGGGASGYHWLEGWNWSDSVYMTLMVLTTVGFNEVHQLSRPGEYFTDVLMVAGIGLMLYLLTVLAESALRGVVDPQRARRRKERRVKMLKGHTLVCGYGQVGEAVCAALKQAGRSVVVIDTDAERLAYASAHGLQVLGGDATDEEVLKRAGVERAGALVSVIHSDPANLYVVLSARGLVPELKIIARASDESAARKMRRAGASEVVNPYQLSGNRIARLMIAPHLARFLSSDLDSSHFTVREGAVPSGYVGKTIEQFGQDSGALVVAIWRDNQALRARPQEVLLSTDTLLLAGTAAEVAGVGS
- a CDS encoding HD domain-containing protein; the encoded protein is MQRNQAYALMLQHTPSESLQRHMLNVEAAMRFYARIWNEDEETYAVTGLLHDFDYELHPEQHPFWGVEYLRSNTELSEEVLTAILGHATYSGVARETKLAQTLFAVDELTGLVQAAALVRPDKDVSKVELSSLKKRFKNKAFAGGVNREEVTQGAQELGVDLDTHVQNVLKAMGEMES
- a CDS encoding DUF4127 family protein gives rise to the protein MKSRFSLRLLAAALLLFPAVQAQILLPLDSRPATSTLPADIAGLISPDVRLAPQWLLGALKQGAAEAPLEAWLAAQTTPQNLPLIVSLDALAYGGLVQSRTSPISVDVALARLAVLKTKAAEKQPIYAFITLPRSPDATDRARNLAVAREMLAWAADGTFRELHITWDDALPGSPAPQEGAELAKTAPANVLVYPGADEVLSSLVARALAPEAARVKVEYSDPTKADAVIKYEGIALSRSVALHAQATGFTLAAAGESAPLTLYVYNGGDSRKAALRISALLRRGKVAVVDVNAVNQGNPGLWSDLTTLRRPENLAALAAWGTPGNNLGSALAHAKLVLHGADPIKQDALLAREYTNDVIYSAQLRPQIRKALPEAELSSAKASQVALALAQKDFPLQFAQRYTLADASFPWGRSFEWQFELKKLP
- a CDS encoding flavin reductase family protein, with protein sequence MTLPPHEFRQTLGRFASGVTIITAFHAGEKRGMTANAFVSVSLSPPLILVSVDKRASMHDALAEVERFGVSVLSTSQRALSEHFAGKPQSASVIWFDHEGLPLIGGAVAQLVCRKERSIDAGDHTLYLGEVQYSRYTDDDPLVYFRGEYHELS
- a CDS encoding HAD-IA family hydrolase, coding for MTVSASTIQALIFDFDGTILDTETLEFRRWEALYRQHGRELALRDWQQGVGTWDAFDPWLGLPDTVQMRRSEVHAELHDQIIADITVSELRPGVLGVLEEARAVGLRLALATSSDKVWVSRWLEQHGLLGFFEVMATRYDVTQVKPSPELYTLAVTQLGLRPEQCLAIEDSFNGATAAAGAGVRVVVVPNEVTATQAFLPTWPRLAGFTTLADLLAAGEVELPS